One Methanobacterium sp. genomic region harbors:
- a CDS encoding DUF4411 family protein, translated as MKSLTERFVIDTNCLINIDKYSKEVFPSLWDNIHKLVYNRTIFSLKEVQEELNNSNGPIYEYWDKIDEKIGFFVELDDDEISCLGKLEEFDKFHKKGETKPFFADPYLIAFGLSTGCIVLTDEHRPNSEDSIPYVCKQVNVQYMDLTEFMIYQGWKW; from the coding sequence ATGAAAAGTCTCACAGAACGATTTGTAATTGATACAAATTGTTTGATTAACATTGATAAATATTCTAAAGAAGTTTTTCCTTCATTATGGGATAATATTCATAAACTGGTTTATAATAGAACCATATTCTCTTTAAAAGAAGTCCAAGAAGAATTAAACAATTCAAATGGTCCCATTTACGAATATTGGGATAAAATTGATGAGAAAATAGGCTTTTTCGTTGAGTTAGATGATGATGAAATCAGTTGTCTTGGAAAACTTGAAGAATTTGATAAATTTCATAAAAAGGGGGAGACTAAACCTTTTTTTGCAGATCCTTACTTAATTGCATTTGGATTGAGTACTGGATGTATAGTCTTAACTGATGAACATAGACCTAATAGTGAAGATAGTATTCCCTATGTTTGTAAACAAGTAAATGTCCAATACATGGATCTTACTGAGTTTATGATTTATCAAGGATGGAAATGGTAA
- a CDS encoding ImmA/IrrE family metallo-endopeptidase — MTSYKVKVNPEILIWAREDAGFELDDLPQYLDKVSLWESGDDKPTWPELRKLANKYKRPSVFFFRSKPPEKESDDLIDYRTTQEDNFNASPELRLEIRKAKYRRYAAIEVHKDMGMIIPSFSRYKFENKNYKVFAAKIREILGVSIETQKSWIIKLSNGERDQAHSRFLDEWKESVAELGILIFETENIKRTEISGLSLYKSKYPIILLNGKDTQNRRIFTLFHELTHLMLGESAICDLDKRNKKEAFCNKVAAEFLVPLKFLKEEEKVKKNKSLEWTSRQLGFLSNIYGVSKQTILLRLHSLKKTREEQFISLYNALEVDDEEKQEKKKKKSKNKKREGSMSPVNKKVKYDGKAYSRLIVSAYENNIISPVTFSRYLDLPVTDVGKLINNIY; from the coding sequence ATGACATCATATAAAGTCAAAGTTAATCCAGAGATTCTGATTTGGGCTCGCGAAGACGCTGGCTTTGAACTCGATGATTTACCTCAATACTTAGACAAAGTAAGTTTATGGGAATCTGGGGATGATAAACCTACTTGGCCAGAACTAAGAAAATTAGCTAATAAATATAAACGGCCTTCTGTATTCTTTTTTAGGTCTAAACCTCCCGAAAAAGAGAGTGATGATTTAATTGATTACAGAACTACTCAGGAAGATAATTTCAATGCGAGTCCAGAATTAAGATTAGAGATTCGTAAAGCTAAATATCGACGTTATGCTGCCATTGAAGTTCATAAAGATATGGGTATGATTATTCCTTCTTTTTCAAGATATAAATTTGAAAATAAGAATTATAAAGTTTTCGCTGCTAAAATAAGAGAAATTTTAGGAGTTAGTATTGAAACACAAAAATCTTGGATAATCAAATTAAGCAATGGTGAAAGGGATCAAGCTCATTCTCGTTTTTTAGATGAGTGGAAAGAATCAGTCGCTGAATTAGGCATACTAATTTTTGAAACAGAAAATATTAAAAGAACAGAAATTAGTGGACTATCATTATACAAATCCAAATACCCGATTATCTTACTTAATGGTAAAGATACTCAAAATAGAAGGATTTTTACATTATTCCATGAATTAACTCATTTAATGCTTGGAGAAAGTGCAATTTGCGATCTTGATAAACGCAATAAAAAAGAAGCATTCTGCAATAAAGTAGCTGCAGAATTCTTAGTTCCTTTAAAATTTTTAAAAGAAGAAGAAAAAGTAAAGAAAAACAAATCACTTGAATGGACATCAAGACAATTAGGTTTTCTATCTAACATTTACGGTGTGAGTAAACAGACTATTTTATTAAGATTACATTCTTTAAAAAAAACACGCGAAGAACAATTTATATCCTTGTATAACGCATTAGAAGTCGACGATGAGGAAAAACAAGAGAAAAAAAAGAAAAAAAGTAAAAATAAAAAGCGAGAAGGATCCATGTCTCCAGTCAATAAAAAAGTTAAATATGATGGAAAAGCCTATTCCCGACTAATTGTTTCGGCATATGAAAATAATATAATTAGTCCGGTAACATTTTCTAGATATCTTGATTTACCAGTAACAGACGTTGGAAAACTTATTAACAATATATATTAG
- a CDS encoding glycosyltransferase 4 family protein yields the protein MFFGDYQMLLLISGICGLVAFLITFLTMPRLINKLKDAEIVGKDIHKPTKPIVAEMGGIGILFGFVIAMFVGIWLYPAYHYQFLITLIVILLVGLVGMVDDLVVLSSKEKLILLWLAGLPIMWIAPPNVGIIYMLSMPIAVSIGANLTNMLAGLNGVESGLGAIAMISLTISVIIMGKYNVAIITMAMLGALLAFLFYNRHPSRVFPGDVGTLIIGACIVLVAFIGRVKIIALIVLLPNIIDAALKFYSAGVVERHHHAPTEVGDDGKLVAPDGGFNSLIRSVLRRPMPEKNVVAIVWFIGIIFGAIGIILAYTLNSMII from the coding sequence GGTATTTGCGGCTTAGTTGCATTTTTAATAACTTTTTTAACTATGCCTAGATTAATAAACAAGTTAAAAGATGCAGAAATAGTTGGTAAGGATATTCATAAACCTACGAAGCCTATTGTGGCAGAGATGGGTGGTATTGGTATCTTATTTGGTTTTGTAATTGCAATGTTTGTTGGAATTTGGCTATATCCAGCTTATCATTATCAATTTTTAATAACATTAATTGTAATTCTTTTGGTAGGTCTTGTGGGTATGGTTGATGACCTTGTAGTTTTATCATCCAAAGAAAAATTGATTTTACTCTGGCTTGCCGGACTACCGATCATGTGGATTGCCCCTCCTAATGTGGGAATCATTTACATGTTATCTATGCCTATAGCAGTTTCTATTGGTGCTAATTTAACAAATATGCTGGCTGGACTAAATGGAGTTGAATCAGGGCTTGGTGCAATAGCAATGATCTCTCTTACCATTTCTGTTATTATAATGGGCAAATATAACGTTGCTATAATAACTATGGCTATGTTAGGGGCTCTTCTTGCATTTTTATTCTATAACAGGCACCCTTCACGTGTTTTTCCAGGAGATGTGGGGACCCTTATTATAGGTGCATGTATTGTACTCGTGGCGTTTATAGGACGTGTAAAAATCATAGCCCTTATTGTACTTCTCCCGAATATAATCGATGCAGCACTCAAATTTTACAGCGCAGGGGTTGTTGAAAGACATCACCATGCTCCAACTGAAGTAGGGGATGATGGAAAACTGGTAGCTCCTGATGGCGGTTTTAACTCCCTCATAAGGTCTGTTTTAAGGAGGCCAATGCCTGAAAAGAATGTAGTTGCAATTGTATGGTTTATAGGTATAATTTTTGGAGCTATTGGAATAATTTTGGCATACACGCTCAATTCGATGATTATTTAG